One Vigna unguiculata cultivar IT97K-499-35 chromosome 7, ASM411807v1, whole genome shotgun sequence genomic region harbors:
- the LOC114190986 gene encoding xyloglucan galactosyltransferase MUR3-like, protein MRRRSDQTEKGAPKNQNPRLCFLASLSAVFWFLLLYFHFVVLARDNNNSNSKSNYNTDVDQHSTLSTTPVSLHYQPAPIHVMDSPQVQAPPRKIGFPQPEVRRSDTHTEKSFPFMPAMRAAENKSDPCGGRYIYVHDLPSRFNEDMLKECRSLSLWTNMCKFTTNSGLGPPLENVEGVFSDTGWYATNQFAVDVIFSNRMKQYECLTNDSSVAAAVFVPFYAGFDIARYLWGYNISMRDAASLDLVEWLMKRPEWSINNGRDHFLVAGRITWDFRRLSEEESDWGNKLLFLPAAKNMSMLVVESSPWNANDFGIPYPTYFHPAKDADVFIWQDRMRQLERKWLFSFAGAPRPGNPKSIRGQLIDQCRRSKVCKLLECDFGESKCHSPDSIMKMFQSSLFCLQPQGDSYTRRSAFDSMLAGCIPVFFHPGSAYTQYTWHLPKNYTKYSVFIPEDDIRKRNISIEERLSEIPPEQVKIMREEVISLIPRLVYADPRSKLETLKDAFDVAVQAVIDKVTNLRKDIIEGRTHDGFIEENSWKYALLPEGEHEVGPHEWDPFFSKPKDGSGDSNDSSAEAAKNSWKNEQVNQS, encoded by the coding sequence ATGAGAAGACGCTCTGACCAAACGGAGAAGGGGGCACCAAAGAATCAGAATCCCCGCCTTTGCTTTTTGGCATCCCTTTCTGCTGTCTTCTGGTTTTTGCTCCTTTACTTCCATTTTGTGGTGCTTGCAAGAGATAATAACAATAGCAATAGCAAGAGTAATTACAATACTGATGTTGATCAGCACTCAACCCTGTCCACAACACCTGTCTCCCTTCATTATCAACCTGCCCCGATCCATGTAATGGATTCCCCTCAAGTGCAGGCCCCTCCTAGGAAGATTGGGTTCCCTCAGCCTGAGGTGCGACGTAGTGACACTCACACCGAGAAGAGTTTCCCTTTCATGCCAGCAATGAGAGCTGCTGAAAACAAGAGTGATCCCTGTGGGGGGAGGTACATTTATGTGCATGATCTTCCCTCCAGGTTCAACGAGGATATGCTGAAGGAATGCAGGAGTTTGAGTCTTTGGACTAATATGTGCAAGTTCACCACCAATTCTGGCCTTGGTCCGCCCCTTGAGAATGTTGAAGGGGTCTTCTCTGATACTGGATGGTATGCTACCAATCAGTTTGCTGTTGATGTTATATTCAGCAATCGGATGAAACAGTATGAATGTTTGACAAATGATTCCTCTGTTGCTGCTGCGGTTTTTGTACCCTTCTATGCTGGATTTGACATTGCGCGCTATCTTTGGGGTTATAATATTTCAATGAGGGATGCAGCTTCGcttgatctggttgagtggctCATGAAGAGGCCAGAGTGGAGCATAAATAATGGCAGAGACCATTTTCTTGTTGCAGGAAGGATAACGTGGGATTTCAGGAGACTGTCTGAGGAAGAATCAGATTGGGGCAATAAGCTTTTGTTTTTACCAGCGGCAAAGAATATGTCCATGCTTGTGGTTGAGTCCAGTCCTTGGAATGCGAATGATTTTGGGATTCCGTATCCTACATACTTCCACCCAGCCAAGGATGCTGATGTGTTCATTTGGCAGGATAGAATGAGGCAACTAGAGAGGAAGTGGCTTTTCTCCTTTGCTGGTGCTCCCCGTCCTGGCAACCCCAAATCAATCAGGGGTCAGTTAATTGATCAATGCAGAAGGTCAAAGGTTTGTAAGCTGTTGGAATGTGATTTTGGAGAAAGCAAATGTCACTCTCCCGACAGCATAATGAAGATGTTTCAAAGCTCGCTTTTCTGCTTGCAACCCCAGGGTGATTCATACACACGAAGATCTGCTTTTGACTCAATGTTGGCTGGTTGTATACCCGTCTTCTTCCATCCTGGCTCAGCATATACACAGTATACTTGGCATCTTCCCAAGAATTACACCAAGTATTCTGTCTTCATTCCAGAGGATGATATCCGTAAGAGGAATATCAGTATAGAGGAAAGGCTTAGTGAGATACCTCCTGAACAAGTGAAGATCATGAGAGAAGAGGTCATTAGTCTCATTCCAAGGCTAGTATATGCTGATCCTCGCTCCAAATTAGAAACTCTTAAAGATGCATTTGACGTTGCTGTACAAGCAGTAATTGACAAGGTTACAAATTTGAGGAAGGACATCATTGAAGGTCGCACACATGACGGCTTCATTGAGGAGAACAGTTGGAAATACGCTTTGTTGCCTGAGGGAGAGCATGAGGTGGGACCTCATGAATGGGATCCTTTCTTCTCCAAACCAAAGGATGGTAGTGGAGATTCCAATGATTCGTCTGCTGAAGCTGCAAAAAATTCTTGGAAGAATGAGCAAGTAAATCAATCATAG
- the LOC114190987 gene encoding photosystem II reaction center PSB28 protein, chloroplastic-like — MATLHSLALSSSFSNSLHKPRSYSVPCSIVHQSRNSSFNGKTLRMPCLRLRLVTQSSGMQMPVVMMVKPKIQFIQGTDEQTIPDVRLTKSRDGTNGMAIFTFDQPSVFDSSGEIGDITGFYMIDEEGVLQSVDVNAKFVNGKPSIIEAKYIMRSPREWDRFMRFMERYSNANGLQFIKK; from the exons ATGGCAACTCTGCACTCTCTTGCATTGTCCTCTTCCTTCTCCAATTCACTTCACAAACCACGCTCATACTCAG TCCCATGTTCAATTGTTCATCAAAGTAGAAACTCCTCATTCAATGGTAAAACTTTGCGGATGCCATGTTTGAGGTTACGCTTGGTAACACAAAGCAGTGGCATGCAGATGCCTGTTGTGATGATGGTGAAACCAAAGATACAGTTCATCCAGGGAACTGATGAGCAAACAATTCCTGATGTGAGGCTGACAAAATCAAGAGATGGAACAAATGGCATGGCCATCTTCACATTTGATCAACCTTCAGTTTTCGATTCTTCAGGTGAAATAGGTGATATCACTGGATTTTACATGATTGATGAAGAAGGAGTGCTTCAGTCAGTTGATGTAAATGCTAAATTTGTGAATGGTAAGCCCTCAATAATTGAAGCCAAGTACATAATGCGGAGTCCAAGGGAGTGGGATAGATTCATGAGATTCATGGAGCGATACTCTAATGCAAATGGTTTGCAATTCATCAAAAAATGA